A single region of the Streptomyces virginiae genome encodes:
- a CDS encoding pyridoxamine 5'-phosphate oxidase family protein, with the protein MTATPDTETPGTSTLRTTRTYGTTRTDGTGSTGSYEPTDLTVPSRSRDRARYDRETVHSILDAAYICHLGFVRDGAPVVLPTLFARVGESLYMHGSTGSRPLLSARRSDPGLPVCVTVTHVDALVLARSAFHHSLNYRSVVVHGTAHQVTDEAECRIALDAMVDAVVPGRSADVRPANSRELAATAVIRVNLAEVSAKIRSGPVNDDAEDLDLPHWAGVVPVAPAYGTPVPDADLAPGTAVPDYLSAL; encoded by the coding sequence ATGACCGCCACGCCTGACACGGAGACGCCCGGGACGAGCACCCTGAGGACCACCCGGACCTATGGGACCACCCGGACCGACGGGACCGGGTCGACCGGAAGCTATGAGCCCACCGACCTCACCGTGCCCAGCCGCTCCCGCGACCGGGCGCGCTACGACCGCGAGACGGTGCACTCGATACTCGACGCGGCCTACATCTGCCACCTCGGCTTCGTCCGCGACGGCGCGCCCGTGGTCCTGCCCACGCTGTTCGCCCGGGTCGGCGAATCGCTGTACATGCACGGCTCGACCGGCTCCCGCCCGCTGCTCTCGGCCCGCCGCAGCGACCCGGGCCTGCCCGTCTGCGTGACCGTGACGCACGTCGACGCACTGGTCCTGGCCCGCTCGGCGTTCCACCACTCGCTCAACTACCGCTCGGTGGTCGTCCACGGCACCGCCCACCAGGTCACCGACGAGGCGGAGTGCCGGATCGCCCTGGACGCCATGGTCGACGCCGTCGTCCCGGGCCGCTCCGCCGACGTCCGGCCCGCCAACTCCCGGGAACTCGCCGCCACCGCGGTGATCCGCGTGAACCTCGCCGAGGTGTCCGCCAAGATCCGCAGCGGCCCGGTGAACGACGACGCCGAGGACCTGGACCTGCCCCACTGGGCGGGCGTGGTCCCGGTGGCCCCGGCCTACGGAACCCCGGTGCCGGACGCGGACCTGGCCCCCGGCACCGCCGTCCCGGACTACCTCAGCGCGCTCTGA
- a CDS encoding DMT family transporter, which produces MSNHSPAAGRSLLYLVVAGAAWGTAGAAASLLFLASDLGPLALSFWRCAGGLVVLLGVLAVRGSRPAPGRVRPSAASLIGTGLLFTLFQAAYFAAVRETGLAVGTVVTLGAGPVIIALGARYWMGERLGRGGVTAVVGALAGLAVLVLGSGGGEVRPLGVGWALLSAAGYAGMTLRARWLGQRGAGGDPLVTTAWSVAVGTVCLLPLAVVEGVLPHTADLGRVLWLLVYVATVPTALAYALYFTGAAAVRAATVSVIMLIEPVSAAVIAVLLLGERLTGAVVLGTVLLLTAVGALIVAEARRPATTAPTPERRTPQSALR; this is translated from the coding sequence GTGTCGAACCATTCGCCCGCTGCCGGGCGCAGTTTGCTGTACCTCGTCGTCGCCGGAGCCGCCTGGGGCACCGCCGGGGCGGCCGCCTCCCTCCTCTTCCTGGCCAGTGACCTCGGCCCGCTCGCCCTCTCCTTCTGGCGGTGCGCCGGCGGGCTCGTGGTGCTGCTCGGCGTGCTCGCCGTACGCGGATCCAGGCCCGCCCCGGGGCGGGTGCGGCCCTCGGCGGCTTCACTGATCGGGACCGGGCTCCTCTTCACCCTCTTCCAGGCCGCCTACTTCGCCGCCGTGCGCGAGACCGGGCTCGCGGTGGGCACCGTGGTCACCCTCGGCGCCGGGCCCGTGATCATCGCGCTGGGCGCCCGGTACTGGATGGGCGAGCGGCTCGGTCGCGGCGGCGTGACCGCCGTCGTGGGGGCCCTGGCCGGGCTCGCCGTACTGGTGCTGGGCAGCGGCGGCGGCGAGGTGCGGCCGCTCGGTGTCGGTTGGGCGCTGCTGTCGGCCGCCGGCTACGCGGGGATGACCCTGCGGGCCCGTTGGCTCGGGCAGCGCGGGGCGGGCGGCGACCCGCTGGTGACCACCGCCTGGTCGGTCGCGGTGGGCACGGTATGCCTGCTGCCGCTCGCCGTGGTGGAGGGCGTGCTGCCGCACACCGCCGATCTCGGACGGGTGCTCTGGCTGCTGGTGTACGTCGCCACCGTGCCGACCGCGCTGGCGTACGCGCTCTACTTCACCGGCGCCGCCGCGGTACGGGCCGCGACCGTCTCGGTGATCATGCTGATCGAGCCGGTGAGCGCGGCGGTCATCGCCGTCCTGCTGCTCGGGGAGCGGCTGACCGGCGCCGTGGTGCTGGGCACCGTACTGCTGCTGACGGCGGTGGGCGCGCTGATCGTGGCGGAGGCCCGTCGGCCGGCGACGACCGCGCCCACCCCCGAGCGGCGCACCCCTCAGAGCGCGCTGAGGTAG
- a CDS encoding EamA family transporter — protein sequence MQASGRNAGLGLALVSAFAFGGSGVAAKPLIEAGLDPLHMVWLRVAGAALVLSPLAWRHRGLVLRRPALLAGFGLIAVAGVQAFYFASLSRIPVGVALLLEYLGPALLLGYIRFVQRKPVTRGAAAGAAVAVVGLACVVEIWAGLSLDLLGVLFGLAAACCQAFYFVFADQGADGEDAPDPLGVIAYGMLVGALVMTVIARPWEIDWQVLGGEASVGGTMVPAPVLLAWVVLIATVFAYLTGVVSVRRLSPQVAGVVAFLEAVVATVFAWILLGEHLSTWQIVGGGLVLGGAFIAQSSRPAPPVSVLADLAVTDQAVTDQAAPARETTPVGKG from the coding sequence ATGCAAGCGTCAGGGAGAAATGCCGGACTGGGCCTGGCCCTCGTCTCGGCGTTCGCGTTCGGTGGTTCCGGAGTGGCGGCGAAGCCGCTGATCGAGGCGGGTCTGGATCCCCTCCACATGGTCTGGCTCAGGGTGGCCGGGGCGGCGCTCGTGCTGTCCCCGCTGGCCTGGCGCCACCGTGGCCTCGTGCTGCGCAGGCCCGCGCTGCTCGCGGGCTTCGGCCTGATCGCCGTCGCGGGTGTGCAGGCCTTCTACTTCGCCTCCCTGTCCCGCATTCCCGTCGGCGTGGCCCTGCTGCTGGAGTACCTGGGGCCGGCGCTGCTGCTCGGCTACATCCGCTTCGTGCAGCGCAAGCCCGTGACGCGCGGGGCCGCCGCGGGTGCGGCCGTGGCCGTCGTCGGCCTGGCCTGCGTGGTCGAGATCTGGGCCGGGCTGAGCCTGGACCTGCTCGGCGTGCTCTTCGGCCTCGCCGCCGCCTGCTGCCAGGCCTTCTACTTCGTCTTCGCCGACCAAGGAGCCGACGGGGAGGACGCGCCCGACCCGCTCGGCGTGATCGCGTACGGCATGCTCGTCGGCGCCCTCGTGATGACCGTGATCGCCCGCCCCTGGGAGATCGACTGGCAGGTGCTGGGCGGCGAGGCCTCCGTGGGCGGCACGATGGTGCCCGCGCCGGTGCTGCTCGCCTGGGTGGTGCTGATCGCGACCGTCTTCGCCTACCTGACCGGTGTGGTCTCGGTGCGCCGGCTCTCGCCGCAGGTCGCCGGCGTCGTGGCCTTCCTGGAGGCGGTCGTCGCCACGGTGTTCGCCTGGATCCTGCTCGGCGAGCACCTCTCCACCTGGCAGATCGTCGGCGGCGGCCTGGTGCTCGGTGGCGCCTTCATCGCGCAGTCCTCCCGGCCGGCCCCGCCGGTGTCGGTCCTGGCCGACCTGGCCGTGACCGATCAGGCCGTGACCGATCAAGCCGCACCGGCCCGGGAGACGACCCCGGTCGGCAAGGGATAG
- a CDS encoding type II toxin-antitoxin system Rv0910 family toxin, with the protein MAEVTAESRIEASAAQLWSQLTDWDAYGQWSMTHTNFPKGGPETLAVGATFAENMKMMGFPAEVVWTVSELEAERLFAITGKGPMGVAVLTRYTLIPDGEATTVRIDGEFTGAAVSLMAGKLKDSATAALNESLRKLAGMVV; encoded by the coding sequence ATGGCTGAAGTCACCGCGGAATCACGCATCGAGGCGTCCGCCGCGCAGCTCTGGTCCCAGCTGACGGACTGGGACGCGTACGGGCAGTGGAGCATGACCCACACGAACTTCCCCAAGGGCGGACCCGAGACCCTCGCGGTGGGCGCCACCTTCGCGGAGAACATGAAGATGATGGGCTTCCCCGCCGAGGTCGTCTGGACGGTCTCGGAGCTGGAGGCCGAGCGCCTCTTCGCCATCACCGGCAAGGGCCCGATGGGCGTGGCGGTCCTCACCCGGTACACCCTGATCCCGGACGGCGAGGCCACCACGGTCCGCATCGACGGCGAGTTCACCGGGGCCGCCGTCTCCCTGATGGCGGGCAAGCTCAAGGACTCGGCCACCGCCGCGCTGAACGAGTCGCTGCGCAAGCTGGCCGGCATGGTCGTCTGA
- a CDS encoding PadR family transcriptional regulator — protein sequence MRSHGQHGHDHGHDHGRGHDHCGPDRREGFKGRRAAFGPFGPPFGGGPFGGRGGRGGPRGRARRGDVRASILALLTDRPMHGYEMIQEIGERSGGAWKPSPGSVYPTLQLLEDEGLIESASEGGKKLFTLTEAGRAEAESGPDAPWADAGRGFDFEAMQEVRTAGVGLMEAFAQVFKTGSPQQREKALGVINDARKKLYLILADEH from the coding sequence ATGCGTTCACACGGACAGCACGGACACGACCACGGCCATGACCACGGACGGGGCCACGACCACTGCGGGCCCGATCGTCGGGAGGGTTTCAAGGGGCGGCGCGCCGCCTTCGGCCCGTTCGGGCCGCCCTTCGGCGGAGGCCCCTTCGGTGGCCGGGGCGGACGCGGCGGACCGCGGGGCCGGGCTCGGCGCGGCGATGTGCGCGCCTCGATCCTGGCGCTGCTCACCGATCGGCCGATGCACGGCTACGAGATGATCCAGGAGATCGGCGAGCGCAGTGGCGGGGCCTGGAAGCCCAGCCCGGGTTCGGTCTACCCGACCCTGCAGCTGCTCGAGGACGAGGGCCTCATCGAGAGTGCGAGCGAGGGCGGCAAGAAGCTGTTCACGCTCACCGAGGCGGGCCGCGCCGAGGCCGAGTCGGGTCCGGACGCCCCCTGGGCGGATGCCGGGCGAGGCTTCGACTTCGAGGCGATGCAGGAGGTCCGGACGGCCGGTGTCGGCCTGATGGAAGCCTTCGCGCAGGTCTTCAAGACCGGCTCCCCCCAGCAGCGGGAGAAGGCGCTCGGCGTCATCAACGACGCCCGTAAGAAGCTCTACCTGATCCTGGCCGACGAGCACTGA
- a CDS encoding barstar family protein codes for MSSFLPTLTERRSPWVTFTSSADPWVTAAEAELRARGGIVLRLDGEELHEKGCMFRAFARELGFPGYFGHNWNALVDCLGDWHGPGHGKQDVAVLIDGADTLLDVEFLGVLVSVLCDGAWRANFMVDLDGEPHAYGSPFALHFVFLLDHVAPADFTEAAASDEDVSAAVVDGRLLLTLTAWGGDPVWPPAGDDSPTTDAPPVDAERP; via the coding sequence ATGAGCAGCTTCCTTCCCACCCTCACCGAACGCCGATCGCCCTGGGTCACCTTCACCTCCTCGGCCGATCCCTGGGTCACCGCGGCCGAGGCCGAGCTGCGAGCCCGGGGTGGGATCGTGCTGCGGTTGGACGGCGAGGAGCTGCACGAGAAGGGATGCATGTTCCGCGCATTCGCCCGTGAACTGGGCTTCCCCGGCTACTTCGGGCACAACTGGAACGCCTTGGTGGACTGCCTCGGCGACTGGCACGGGCCCGGACACGGCAAACAGGACGTGGCGGTGTTGATCGACGGCGCGGACACGCTGCTGGACGTCGAGTTCCTCGGTGTCCTCGTATCGGTCTTGTGCGACGGCGCCTGGCGGGCCAACTTCATGGTCGACCTCGATGGTGAGCCGCACGCGTACGGTTCCCCTTTCGCCCTCCACTTCGTCTTCCTCCTCGACCACGTCGCACCCGCCGATTTCACCGAGGCCGCCGCCTCGGACGAGGACGTGTCCGCGGCCGTGGTGGACGGCAGGCTGCTCCTCACCCTGACCGCGTGGGGCGGAGACCCGGTCTGGCCACCGGCCGGTGACGACTCCCCGACTACGGATGCTCCGCCCGTGGACGCCGAACGCCCTTGA
- a CDS encoding PhzF family phenazine biosynthesis protein codes for MRIRIVDAFADRPFHGNPAGVLLLDTAFPADAWLQQVACEMNLSETAFAHPLPPGGDADWALRWFTPAAEVDMCGHATLATAHVLATSGLATGLIRFSARCGILTAETAEDGTITMDFPTSSLTPVPAPAAVDHALGGPPILSVHDTADHIGDLVVELADEKTVRELEPDHGALRAFARRGVIVTAPAEDPSLGYDFVSRGFFPAFGIDEDPVTGSAHTALAPFWAERLGRTELTGLQGGARRGLVRVTLAGDRTLLTGRAVTVVDGELLASPPAA; via the coding sequence ATGCGCATCCGAATCGTCGACGCCTTCGCCGACCGTCCCTTCCACGGGAACCCCGCCGGAGTCCTGCTCCTCGACACCGCGTTCCCCGCGGACGCCTGGCTCCAGCAGGTCGCCTGCGAGATGAACCTCTCCGAGACCGCGTTCGCGCACCCCCTGCCGCCCGGCGGGGACGCCGACTGGGCGCTGCGCTGGTTCACCCCGGCCGCCGAGGTCGACATGTGCGGCCACGCCACCCTGGCGACCGCTCACGTACTGGCCACCAGCGGGCTGGCCACGGGACTGATCCGTTTCTCCGCGCGCTGCGGCATCCTGACCGCCGAGACGGCCGAGGACGGCACGATCACCATGGACTTCCCGACGTCCTCGCTCACCCCGGTGCCGGCGCCCGCCGCCGTGGATCACGCGCTCGGCGGCCCCCCGATCCTCTCCGTGCACGACACCGCCGATCACATCGGCGACCTCGTCGTCGAGCTCGCCGACGAGAAGACCGTCCGCGAGCTGGAGCCGGACCACGGGGCGCTACGCGCCTTCGCCCGGCGCGGGGTGATCGTCACCGCGCCCGCCGAGGATCCCTCCCTCGGGTACGACTTCGTCTCCCGCGGCTTCTTCCCCGCCTTCGGGATCGACGAGGATCCGGTCACCGGAAGCGCCCACACCGCGCTCGCCCCGTTCTGGGCGGAGCGGCTGGGCCGCACCGAGCTGACCGGCCTCCAGGGCGGCGCGCGGCGCGGTCTCGTACGGGTGACCCTGGCGGGCGACCGCACCCTGCTGACCGGCAGGGCCGTCACCGTCGTCGACGGCGAACTCCTCGCGTCGCCGCCCGCCGCCTGA
- a CDS encoding CPBP family intramembrane glutamic endopeptidase, with translation MRTEPEPVFVELDEDGRRSLLRTETLLVLALSLGASGVSALISFIGSLTKPGGLKGQAATLNGSYAPGRPWLDLAWQLFGIASALVPVLLVAHLLTREGAPGLRVLGFDRTRPWWDLGRGALVAAGIGSAGLAFYLGARAGGFNLTVVPEALPDVWWKFPVLILSALQNAVVEEIIVLAYLLRRLGQLGWSPMAALLASSVLRGSYHLYQGIGGFIGNMVMGAVFVLAYRRWGRVGPLVVAHALLDLVAFGGYALLAGKVGWLPTP, from the coding sequence GTGCGGACGGAGCCGGAGCCGGTGTTCGTGGAACTGGACGAGGACGGGCGGCGGAGCCTGCTGCGCACCGAGACGCTGCTCGTCCTCGCGCTGTCGCTGGGCGCGAGCGGGGTCTCGGCGCTGATCAGCTTCATCGGCTCGCTCACCAAGCCCGGCGGCCTCAAGGGCCAGGCCGCCACGCTCAACGGCTCCTACGCCCCGGGCCGGCCCTGGCTGGACCTCGCCTGGCAGCTGTTCGGGATCGCGAGCGCCCTGGTGCCCGTACTGCTGGTGGCGCACCTGCTGACCCGTGAGGGCGCTCCCGGGCTGCGGGTCCTGGGCTTCGACCGCACCCGCCCCTGGTGGGACCTGGGTCGGGGCGCCCTCGTCGCGGCCGGGATCGGCAGCGCCGGGCTGGCCTTCTACCTGGGCGCCCGGGCCGGCGGTTTCAACCTCACCGTGGTGCCCGAGGCGCTGCCCGACGTGTGGTGGAAGTTCCCCGTGCTGATCCTCTCCGCGCTGCAGAACGCCGTCGTGGAGGAGATCATCGTGCTGGCCTACCTGCTGCGCAGGCTGGGCCAACTGGGTTGGTCGCCGATGGCCGCGCTGCTGGCCAGCTCGGTGCTGCGCGGCTCCTACCACCTCTACCAGGGCATCGGCGGCTTCATCGGCAACATGGTGATGGGCGCCGTCTTCGTCCTCGCCTACCGGCGCTGGGGCCGGGTGGGACCGCTCGTCGTCGCGCACGCGCTCCTCGACCTCGTGGCCTTCGGCGGATACGCCCTGCTCGCGGGCAAGGTGGGCTGGCTGCCGACACCCTGA
- a CDS encoding glutamate-cysteine ligase family protein, translating into MGEKVVAGGFDLSDRQRYRRKLHECLEGLERLLAEKRFDRPKNMMGLEIELNLAGSDGMPRMVNAQVLERIASTDFQTELGMFNLEVNVLPHRLGGRVFDQLAEELSAGLGYAHRQAAEIDAGVVMIGILPTISRTDLVTANLSAVDRYSLLNEQILMMRGEDFTLDIDGVERLIWTSGSIVPEAACTSVQLHLQVTPARFSAVWNAAQAVAAVQIAVGANSPFLFGRELWRESRPPLFTQATDTRPPELQAQGVRPRTWFGERWVDSAYELFAENVRYFPALLPICDEEEPLRVLAEGGVPALQELVLHNGTVYRWNRPVYGVADGVPHLRVENRVLPAGPTVADVVANAAFYYGLVRTLADEPRPVWSRLPFAEAEANFDAACRYGIEARLRWPRRGRAGGLASVPAVRLVLDELLPMAAAGLDAWGIEPADRDHYLGIIEERCRRRVNGATWQVDTYHRALAGGLERDEALAATTRRYTELMHKGDPVHTWPVGLTEEVSASVPAAR; encoded by the coding sequence ATGGGGGAGAAGGTCGTGGCAGGCGGATTCGACCTGTCCGATCGGCAGCGGTATCGAAGGAAGCTCCACGAGTGTCTGGAGGGACTGGAGCGGCTCCTGGCGGAGAAGAGGTTCGATCGGCCCAAGAACATGATGGGACTGGAGATCGAGCTGAATCTCGCGGGTTCCGACGGGATGCCGAGAATGGTGAATGCCCAGGTGCTGGAGCGGATTGCGAGCACCGATTTCCAGACCGAACTCGGAATGTTCAATCTGGAGGTGAACGTCCTTCCGCACCGGCTCGGCGGCCGGGTATTCGACCAGCTCGCCGAGGAACTCAGCGCCGGGCTCGGCTATGCCCACAGGCAGGCCGCCGAGATCGACGCCGGAGTGGTGATGATCGGCATTCTGCCGACGATCTCCCGCACGGACCTGGTCACCGCGAACCTCTCGGCGGTGGACCGCTACTCGCTGCTCAACGAGCAGATCCTGATGATGCGCGGGGAGGACTTCACGCTCGACATCGACGGCGTCGAACGGCTGATCTGGACCTCCGGGTCGATCGTGCCGGAGGCCGCCTGCACCTCCGTACAACTGCATCTGCAGGTGACCCCGGCGCGCTTCTCGGCGGTGTGGAACGCGGCGCAGGCGGTGGCCGCGGTACAGATCGCCGTCGGCGCCAACTCGCCCTTCCTGTTCGGGCGTGAGCTGTGGCGGGAGTCGCGGCCACCGCTGTTCACGCAGGCCACCGACACCAGGCCGCCCGAGCTCCAGGCGCAGGGCGTGCGGCCGCGCACCTGGTTCGGGGAACGGTGGGTGGACTCGGCGTACGAGCTCTTCGCCGAGAACGTCCGCTACTTCCCGGCCCTGCTCCCGATATGCGACGAGGAGGAACCGCTGCGGGTGCTGGCCGAGGGCGGGGTGCCGGCGCTGCAGGAGCTGGTCCTGCACAACGGCACCGTCTACCGGTGGAACCGGCCCGTGTACGGGGTCGCCGACGGGGTGCCGCACCTGCGGGTGGAGAACCGGGTGCTGCCGGCCGGGCCCACCGTCGCCGACGTCGTCGCCAACGCCGCCTTCTACTACGGGCTCGTACGCACCCTCGCGGACGAACCGCGACCGGTGTGGAGCCGGCTGCCCTTCGCCGAGGCGGAGGCGAACTTCGACGCGGCCTGCCGGTACGGGATCGAGGCGCGGCTGCGGTGGCCGCGCCGGGGCCGGGCCGGGGGGCTGGCGAGCGTGCCCGCCGTCCGGCTGGTCCTGGACGAGCTGCTGCCGATGGCGGCGGCGGGGCTGGACGCCTGGGGCATCGAGCCCGCGGACCGGGACCACTACCTCGGCATCATCGAGGAGCGCTGCCGGCGCCGGGTGAACGGGGCGACCTGGCAGGTGGACACCTACCACCGGGCGCTCGCCGGCGGACTGGAGCGGGACGAGGCGCTGGCGGCGACGACCCGGCGGTACACGGAGCTGATGCACAAGGGCGACCCCGTGCACACCTGGCCGGTGGGCCTGACGGAGGAGGTGAGCGCCTCGGTGCCCGCCGCCCGCTGA
- a CDS encoding DUF5999 family protein, translating to MCQHQPACPSAESADREAARPVANHPEQGWSLLCNGVLLFEDTGELLPDGQIIAPHRPLAAA from the coding sequence ATGTGCCAGCACCAGCCAGCCTGCCCGTCAGCCGAATCCGCCGACCGGGAGGCCGCGCGCCCGGTGGCCAACCACCCGGAGCAGGGCTGGAGCCTGCTGTGCAATGGCGTCCTGCTCTTCGAGGACACCGGTGAACTGCTGCCGGACGGCCAGATCATCGCCCCGCACCGCCCGCTCGCGGCGGCCTAG
- the gcvP gene encoding aminomethyl-transferring glycine dehydrogenase produces the protein MTANRIPLSQLERGIPFEQRHIGPDAEAQAKMLAQVGYGSLDELTAAAVPDVIKTAEALDLPEARTEAEVLAELRSLADRNQVLSPMIGLGYYGTFTPPVILRNVMENPAWYTAYTPYQPEISQGRLEALLNFQTVVAELTGLPTSGASLLDEGTAAAEAMTLARRVGKSKGNVFLVDADALPQTIAVIETRAEPIGIEVVVADLSAGIPAEVAERGVYGVLVQYPGASGAVRDIKPVIDQAHELGAIVAVAADLLALTLLTSPGSLGADIAVGTTQRFGVPMGFGGPHAGYMAVQDKHARSLPGRLVGVSVDADGNKAYRLALQTREQHIRREKATSNICTAQVLLAVMAGMYAVYHGPDGLRTIANRTHRYAALLAAGLTAGGVEIVHGSYFDTITARVPGRAAEVVAAAREGGVNLFQVDADLVSVACDETTLRADIEAVWAAFGVTADIEALDGTTADTLPEGLLRSDAYLTHPVFHQHRSETAMLRYLRKLSDKDYALDRGMIPLGSCTMKLNATTEMEPVTWPEFGQLHPFAPVEQAEGYLTLINELEERLCEVTGYDKVSIQPNAGSQGELAGLLAVRAYHRANGDEQRTVCLIPSSAHGTNAASAVMAGMKVVVVKTADDGEVDAADLRAKIEQHRDELAVLMITYPSTHGVFEEHVADICAQVHEAGGQVYVDGANLNALVGLAKPGHFGGDVSHLNLHKTFCIPHGGGGPGVGPVGVRAHLAPYLPNHPLQPTAGPETGVGPISAAPWGSAGILPISWSYVRLMGGEGLKRATQVAVLGANYIAKRLEPHYPVLYTGPGNLVAHECIIDLRPLSKATGVSVDDIAKRLIDYGFHAPTMSFPVAGTLMIEPTESEDLAEIDRFCDAMIAIRGEIERVAGGEWPADDNPLANSPHTAAALGGEWNHPYTRDEAVFPGGVTAAEKYWPPVRRIDGAFGDRNLVCSCPPLDEYDA, from the coding sequence ATGACCGCCAACCGCATTCCGCTCTCCCAGCTGGAGCGAGGCATCCCCTTCGAACAGCGCCACATCGGCCCGGATGCCGAGGCGCAGGCGAAGATGCTCGCCCAGGTGGGCTACGGCTCCCTGGACGAACTGACCGCTGCCGCGGTCCCGGATGTGATCAAGACCGCCGAGGCGCTCGACCTGCCCGAGGCGCGTACCGAGGCCGAGGTACTGGCCGAGCTGCGTTCGCTTGCCGACCGTAACCAGGTTCTCTCCCCGATGATCGGCCTCGGCTACTACGGGACCTTCACGCCGCCGGTGATCCTTCGCAACGTCATGGAGAACCCGGCCTGGTACACGGCGTACACGCCCTACCAGCCGGAGATCTCCCAGGGCCGCCTCGAAGCGCTCCTGAACTTCCAGACGGTCGTCGCCGAGCTGACCGGGCTGCCGACCTCGGGCGCCTCGCTGCTCGACGAGGGCACCGCCGCCGCCGAGGCCATGACCCTGGCCCGCCGCGTGGGCAAGTCCAAGGGCAACGTCTTCCTGGTGGACGCCGACGCGCTGCCGCAGACCATCGCCGTCATCGAGACCCGCGCCGAGCCGATCGGCATCGAGGTCGTCGTCGCCGACCTGTCCGCCGGTATCCCGGCCGAGGTCGCCGAGCGCGGCGTCTACGGTGTGCTGGTCCAGTACCCGGGTGCCTCCGGTGCCGTCCGCGACATCAAGCCGGTCATCGACCAGGCCCACGAGCTCGGCGCCATCGTGGCCGTCGCCGCGGACCTGCTCGCGCTGACCCTGCTGACCTCCCCGGGCTCGCTCGGCGCGGACATCGCCGTCGGCACCACCCAGCGCTTCGGCGTCCCGATGGGCTTCGGCGGACCGCACGCCGGCTACATGGCCGTCCAGGACAAGCACGCCCGCTCGCTGCCCGGCCGCCTCGTCGGCGTCTCCGTGGACGCGGACGGCAACAAGGCCTACCGCCTCGCGCTCCAGACCCGCGAGCAGCACATCCGCCGTGAGAAGGCCACCAGCAACATCTGTACCGCGCAGGTGCTGCTCGCCGTCATGGCCGGCATGTACGCCGTCTACCACGGCCCGGACGGCCTGCGGACGATTGCGAACCGCACCCACCGCTACGCCGCCCTGCTCGCCGCCGGTCTGACGGCCGGCGGGGTCGAGATCGTGCACGGCTCGTACTTCGACACCATCACCGCCCGCGTGCCGGGCCGTGCCGCCGAGGTCGTCGCCGCCGCCCGCGAGGGTGGGGTCAACCTGTTCCAGGTCGATGCCGACCTCGTCTCCGTCGCCTGCGACGAGACCACCCTGCGCGCCGACATCGAGGCCGTCTGGGCCGCCTTCGGCGTCACCGCGGACATCGAGGCGCTCGACGGGACCACCGCCGACACCCTGCCCGAGGGCCTGCTGCGCTCGGACGCCTACCTGACCCACCCGGTCTTCCACCAGCACCGCTCCGAGACCGCGATGCTGCGCTACCTGCGCAAGCTCTCGGACAAGGACTACGCGCTGGACCGCGGCATGATCCCGCTGGGCTCCTGCACCATGAAGCTCAACGCGACCACCGAGATGGAGCCGGTGACCTGGCCCGAGTTCGGTCAGCTGCACCCCTTCGCTCCGGTGGAGCAGGCCGAGGGCTACCTCACGCTCATCAACGAGCTGGAGGAACGTCTCTGCGAGGTGACCGGCTACGACAAGGTCTCCATCCAGCCGAACGCCGGTTCCCAGGGTGAGCTCGCCGGTCTGCTGGCCGTCCGCGCCTACCACCGCGCGAACGGTGACGAGCAGCGCACCGTCTGCCTGATCCCGTCCTCCGCGCACGGCACCAACGCCGCCAGCGCCGTGATGGCCGGTATGAAGGTCGTCGTCGTCAAGACCGCCGACGACGGCGAGGTGGACGCGGCCGACCTGCGCGCCAAGATCGAGCAGCACCGCGACGAGCTCGCCGTGCTGATGATCACCTACCCCTCGACGCACGGTGTGTTCGAGGAGCACGTCGCCGACATCTGCGCCCAGGTGCACGAGGCCGGCGGCCAGGTCTACGTCGACGGCGCCAACCTGAACGCCCTGGTGGGCCTCGCCAAGCCGGGTCACTTCGGCGGCGACGTCTCGCACCTGAACCTGCACAAGACCTTCTGCATCCCGCACGGCGGCGGCGGCCCGGGCGTCGGCCCGGTCGGTGTTCGGGCGCACCTTGCCCCGTACCTGCCGAACCACCCGCTGCAGCCCACCGCGGGCCCGGAGACCGGTGTCGGCCCGATCTCGGCCGCTCCGTGGGGTTCGGCGGGCATCCTGCCGATCTCGTGGTCGTACGTGCGCCTGATGGGTGGCGAGGGCCTCAAGCGCGCCACCCAGGTGGCGGTACTGGGTGCCAACTACATCGCCAAGCGCCTGGAGCCGCACTACCCGGTGCTCTACACCGGCCCGGGCAACCTGGTCGCGCACGAGTGCATCATCGACCTGCGGCCGCTGTCGAAGGCCACGGGCGTGAGCGTGGACGACATCGCCAAGCGTCTGATCGACTACGGCTTCCACGCGCCGACCATGTCCTTCCCGGTCGCCGGCACGCTGATGATCGAGCCGACGGAATCCGAGGACCTCGCCGAGATCGACCGCTTCTGCGACGCGATGATCGCCATCCGCGGCGAGATCGAGCGGGTCGCGGGCGGCGAGTGGCCGGCCGACGACAACCCGCTGGCCAACTCCCCGCACACCGCGGCGGCGCTGGGCGGCGAGTGGAACCACCCGTACACCCGGGACGAGGCCGTCTTCCCGGGCGGGGTCACGGCCGCCGAGAAGTACTGGCCGCCGGTGCGCCGCATCGACGGTGCGTTCGGCGACCGCAACCTGGTGTGCTCCTGCCCGCCGCTGGACGAGTACGACGCCTGA